Genomic DNA from Chanos chanos chromosome 6, fChaCha1.1, whole genome shotgun sequence:
CAGACGCTGTTCAGACCAAGCTTCACAAAAGTTATTCAATGCATTTTTGACTTTCAAAAGCATTCATCCATCACAGTCAATCAAATTCAATCAGATTTGAATCACCTTAGTtcacattattttaaattaactgctaagaattcatttgaaatggaaATATTCAAAATCATAATGACTGCCTCAATCTTCCACTGTTAAGCCATATGTGCAAACCAATAAGCAAGCATACTTTTAACGTGACTGCAGCAATGTTATCACAGCTGCAGATTTTGCCTATTCCATTTTACACATCTAAAGCATACACATCTACTAGCAAAATTTGTGTTGCATTGACTTAGTAATTGACTTCCCTGTCCATAATGACTCAAAAGCATGCTAATATGTTCAGGTCAGGATTCCTTAAGCATTTCCAAAATAGTAATGCTGCATAATGTTGTATAGGGGACCTCAAACAGTGGAAGAAAATATTGTTTCTTGGCATTATATTGCATATGTGTAGCATATTTGTTCCATAGAAATATTCATAACAATGTGGTTGACAACATATTAGAGAAATTGCTTGCCTGAATGCTGTGTTAAGATGATGTCACAGATCACAGATTTGATTCAAAAATGGAGCTTTCTTTTGTTAGTCATTAATTAATAACACAGTACATTTACGTCATAATAATGTCACAGACAGCATAAATGCTGAATACTAAACATTTAAGTAAACATTATTTGAGTCAGCATCGTGAAGCATAATTGGAGCAATTGTATCTCTTTATAGTGACAGATCTCCAAAGCATGCCTTTGTCCCTTGTTTATCTATGGTCTTTCATTTAAGTCTAGCCCTAATTCAACTTTCTAATTGTTTAGCAAAATATATAATTGATTCAGTTCATGGTGAGCTCAATCTGCTACACCAAATAATCTTGCATCAAAGCATAACTCTTAATTAATAATATTGCTCTTAAATGAATactaatgtgtttttattgctcTACTCAAAATGATATTTACATTGCAGTTGACCACTGcaaatttggggaaaaaaggtcTGGTTCTTcaagtacaaaaacaaacaaacaaacaaaaaaaacccacttatTTGTTTCTAATAAGCAAGCATCTAGCTGTGCTACTAGATATTTTCCCCTTCACCTAAGGCAGATACATAAAGCATGAATAGTAATCAGTTGGGAGGAACTTGACTCAGAGGGCACAGGTAGAGTAAATGCTGGTTGGTTatgtcaaaatgtctggaagCAATCTGACTATATAAGTTTGTGATTCTGGCTCAACGCACAACACTCCAGGTTGGACCTCTCCAGCAGTGAGGTAAAGTGCTCGCTATAATTAAAGATCTAGTACTAGAGGCAGATCATTTGGATAagattttttaatgaaagcagTTCTAGTTTAAATTGCTGCAAAACATGGTGGACATCTTTAAAAAGCTGTTGCAAGCTTTCTTATTGTCCACACTTTTAAAATGGATATACTATTCCACAAATAATTTTAGTGAGTAATCAAAGCCATAGTTTCCATAATGTATTAGTCAATCAATTTATGTGATTGAGTCAATAAGAAATTACTAGTAAACATGAAATCTGTAACTTGTGTCTTAACGAATCTTTTATATCACACAGGATAACTAAGAAAAGTTTCCTTTATCTCTTGTAGGTAATATTTGCAATGATGAATCAGTCTACTTCTGGAATTACTTTGGCACTTACATCATATGAGACACTTAACCAaactaaaaacatatttttcattttcatttttttagtttATGTTGCCTCCACATTGGCAAACATTTTCCTTATGGCTATCATCTTCTTGGAGTCTACCCTTCATAAGCCaatgtacatatttttgttCAACTTGGCATGCAATGGATTGATTGGAAGTACCACAGTTTGGCCTAAAGTTATGGACAACCTTCTTTCAAACACTTGGACAATCACATATGCAGGGTGTCTAGTTCAGATTTTTCTGCTTGGTGTCTACGCAACTTGTACATTTACAATTTTAACAGTGATGGCTTATGAcagatatgttttcattttcatgccaCTGCAATACCACAACATCATGACTCCGAGTAAAGTGAAGCACTTGTTGGTACTGAGCAATCTTGTCCCTATGTGCACAGTATCTGGACAAGTTTGCCTAGCTTCAAAACTTTCTTTGTGCAGATACACAATTCATAAACTATTTTGTGATAATAAATCTCTTACTAACTTGGCATGTGCAAAAAACACACTCCATCATATAAACAGCCTGTATGGAATCTGTATTTTTGTGGCTTTTGGTATTGTAATTATattttttgtgctgttgtcTTATGAAAAAATAATACTTGTTATCTTTCGAGCCTCAAAAGATGCACAGAGGAAAGCTTTTGTAAAATGCATGCCCCATctaattgtttttgttaatttttctttgtcttcactTTTTTCCATAATTCACAATCAGTTCCCACGTTATGTCCCTGAACAGTTGAATGCATTTTTGTCAGTACAGTTCATTTTGATCCCTCCTTTGCTGCATCCTATTATATATGGCCTTAAAACAGATGAGATCAGAAACTCTATAAGAAGAAAAGTCTTTGCATTCAGTCAAGCTGTTTGGCTTTAAGTTTAAACTATCACAGGGTTTGTATACTTCAGTTCCAACATATGACGATTatgttatatatacacacacacacacacacatatatatagagagagagtttgttttgttttgtttatggagACACATAGTGggtttcacagagaacacaatgaatgcaaactgattttttttcctcttaacaATTGTCTGTGTCATAAAAATTTATCTGAATAAATGCAAACTTCCTACAAAGGTAAATTTACTATTTCACGAACTATTATGGTGAAATTTATTGCAGCTTGTTGCAACATACTTGTTAAACATGTGCCATTCCTTTCTCTGATTTTGCTATTCCGTAACCTCTATGACATTTTCCTATGTGAAGGACTTCTAAATTTTAACAAAGGACTCCAAAACTGACaatggttaaaaaagaaaaacaacatcctGTAACCCAGTGTAAAATTATTTCTGAGGGCTGACAAGCTGAGATTCCTGAGAATTACTGTCTTGATTGACAGTAATTGAGAATTAATGTCTCTCTAAGCTCTCTGATCTTGAAGGAGTGGTATTTACAGAGCTACATtcagtggccagtttattaAGTATTCATCCAGAAGTAACTAAATTGTATGGGGTGGGCCTTTTCAACTAGCCGCCACCGGGGGGTCAGATATGGCCTATTTCAGTGGCTTACGGGGGCTACCAAAGAATTTGAtcattaacaataataataataataataataataataataataataataatagtaataatgtaCAAGTATAAGCAAAGCAGTGTGTatcaatcaaacacaaaacttGGTTATGGAGACAAAAATGTTCTATTTTTAGTTGAATTATGTACAACCATTCACTGTAAGATGATAAAGCCCCCACAGCACAGTCTTTTAATGGTCACCTCACATCAGTCATTCAATCTTAGCATTGCGGTTGGTCTGCCATATTTCTTATGTCATATCATTCACTGATTTAGCTAGCTTAAGCCAACAGCAATACGTTTTAAGCCAGTGTATTTCTTATGCAATAAATGTGCTGttgtgataaaacaaacaaacaaacaaacaaacaaaaccccccaatATAAGTAATGTGTTGTAAAATTGATGATGATAACTGATGAGCTTCCTACAAATTGAATTAGTTGATGTTCAGTCCTCTTTTGCATTAAAGCAGTATGTGCAGACTGTAGGGGTAGTGGGCCTATGACCAAATTACTTTTGCCTATATAAATACCCCACTATGAAGAATTTGTCTCACCAATATTGCCAGTGTTTGGATCTAATTATACTTGCAAGTCAAGCTTTTCTCATATGAATACTATTAAAACAAGTACTCAATGTTCCATTACTAATGACAGGCTGGATCAGTTCCCCAAACCATATTAACAGTGGTAAAACCAAGACAATGTAGGAACAGGTCTGTTCAGAATTAATAAATGATAGTTTTTGTGGTTAATCTTCTGCTTAAAGTTTAATTAtcttaatgaaaatgtttacatAAGAAAGAGTGTCTTTAACTTCACCCTCTTGCAGCAAATACTTAAGTCTACATCTTTTTTCTACATCTATTTATTGTTTCTGGCTGCTAAAGTGCATGGATTCaatgagttttctttttgtttgtttgttttatattccTCTATATCCCCCCATCAGATGTATTGGCATAATACAGAGCCAATGGATCAGATGGAGGTACATAAAAGCCTCAGACGACCCCCTGCATCTCATTTGTGATCAGTTAGCATGAGCACTCATGCACACGGAGATGAATGTAAACATGCTGCCATGTTACTGGAACTATTCCTGGACAGGACATGCCCTGTGACATAGTACTTCATGCTGACAGTCTTTTGAATCAGACTTTACCGTACAGTTGTCTTGTAATGCTAAAATGGATCcttgaataaatgaatttttcTATTCATGCAGCTGTTTTTGGCAAACCCATAGCACTTAATATGAAAGCGACCCAGTTTACACTTCACTTGAACCAGTGtaacaaatacatttcacacTCAAATAAGAGTTATGGgtaatacacaaataaaactgccCTGGAAAATGCTTAATGCAGAAGGTAGTACTAGGCAGTCGGTTGATTACCTGCTATTGGTTTGCTAAGAACAAATACATTATCTAAACTACTAAAGAATGTGTGGGTTAAGAAAGTTAACATATCCTTATGAACAAATGAGTatacaaacagataaatgaatcaccatcatcatcatcatcattgtcgtcatcgtcatcgtcgttgtcgtcgtcatcatcatcatcatcatcatcatcatcatcatcatcatccacaacaacaaagataacaacaaatatagctgcaagcagcaaagAGGAGGCCAAGCATGCTGAATTAATTGTTGAATTGTTATGCAGACCTCAGGATCATAAAAGGCATGAATTGAAAtaacaatcatgattttagaccaaagatgcgaagagtaatgagcaaaactatgtttttttcttattaatgatggttatgttttttgttttgtttttttgtttttgtttttttttaacaccacgTGTCCATACATTGCACTTACAGTTCTGTTAACCCTTAGCTGCTGGTTGTGTCAAGCCAGTCTAACAGCATTCTGGCAGTTAAAGTGAAGTATAAACTGTGCCATGAAGTATCACAAGTATTCACAAGTAACGTGTTGAGCCATTATTATGTTTAAAATTTGAAGTGGTACTCTAATGTTTCACAATTCATTTCCAAAACATGGTTTGATACGAGGATCACTCCATTCTAAAAACTGAGCGCTGATTAAAACTCAGAGCTGATATCTAGAACATGGTAAATTGTCTCcaccctgtgttagtgtaaaggCATTGCATCTTAGCAATCATTTTAGCTGATGATATCACACCCTAAGGATTCACCATAATGCTACTAATGTTTTCCATATTCAAATGATGTTAAAGCTAAACTATTTAAATGAAGAGATAGCAACTTTCACCCTGAACCTTGTAACAAATGTCTTCAAGAATTTTAGGCAAAGCTGAATGAATGTCCAATATGTAATtgatatatacatgcatacatgtatgtTTTTACATTGTTACATCAGTGTGTAATTTAAACCAAATAATTccaaaaaatgacaacaaaaaattCCAACAAGTATTTTTGATAAGTTTAAATTTTACTAGATTTTAAACTTGGTTTGGATACATTCACTGAAGTGAGGAGGAAAATGGAAAACTCATCCCAACCAGTATTGTTTAAATTAGTGGGTTATGGTGAAATCGGGAACATCAGATACTTATATTTCAGCATCATGATTGTGATGtatttaataataatatgtgCTAACTCATTGCTTATAGGACTTGTAGTTTTTGACAAGACTCTTCATGAACCTATGTACTACATGATGTGTAGTTTATTTGCAAATGAAGTATATGGAGGCACTAGCATATATCCATCACTGCTTGTGAACATGCTTTCAGATGTTCATGAAATATCATACTTTCACTGTCTTTTGCAGATATTTTGTGTGCACACTTATGCTTCAACTGAATTCACAAATCTAGCAGTGATGGCCTTTGACAGATATGTGTCTATATGCTATCCTCTACAGTATGTCAACATCATGTCTCCTACCAATGCCTACATTCTTATAGCATTCATCTGGCTATATTCTTTTGGTAGGTTCTCAGTTACCTTTTCAATGACTGTCCGACTTCAGCTTTGTGGAAATCTTATTGACAAAGTGTGCTGTGATAACTACTCCCTTGTCAAACTGGCTTGTGAAGACACAAAAGTGAACAACTTATATGGTATTTTCACTTTAGTCTTATCGATTGGCCTACCGGTAGTGCTCATTCTGTATTCTTATGGAGAAATTCTCAGGATTTGTTTGAGATCATCAAAACAGTCCAGACGGAAAGCTTTGAACACATGCACTCCTCATATTGTGTCACTGTTGAATTTTACTATGGGCTCTCTGTTTGAAACAATCCAGAGCAGGTTTGACATGCGGCATGCTCCTTCTGTACTTAGGGTCCTTCTTTCACTGTACTTTTTCATGATATGCCCATTATTAAATCCTCTTCTATATGGGGTAAGAACAGGCAAAATCAAATCTGCACTCGAAGGGCTTTTTGTGAAAACTGGACTTATGCCTCCTCAAAAACCATTAATAATCTTACCAGTTCCTAAATCACGTCACTAAAGTTCATTTTAGTCCTGAGACCAGTAAAACAttagactttatttatttatttatttgtttgtttgtttgtttattcatttatttatttatgtatttatttttgcacaGAGTCTAATTTTTGTTGTGATGTCTGAATTGTGACAAATTGTGTGCTCTTTACTTATAATGGACAGACAATATGATCTCTTTCACAGTAATGAAATATGACACATTCACAAtgttatcagaaaaaaaaaatgtgaactggcattctccttttttgttattgttctaTGACAATATGCCACTGAATGCAGAATAAATTTTCTTCAAATGAAGTTGTATGTTTAAAGTTAAGAACGATATTTTTATCATATCACATTTTTAACTTAGTAAAAAAGATCATTTGAGCTTTATTCCACTTTGTAAATGCACAGCTGATTAAAACGCAGAGCTGATATGTAGCACTGTGTTGCAGTTGATACATTACATCTTGTAAACCATACTGACAACTAATATATCTCTTTCACTGAtttgacaaagacaaatgtgGTATACAATGTACTTAGATGTTCTAATGACGTGTGGTCTCACCATCAATAAAGTGTGAGtctgtttttccattaaaaGTGACATTTATTATGCAAACATGCACTGGCAGTGTTAGCAGCATTTCTGTTCAGAAACAGGTCCCGTGGAGTctaaaagtgataaaaaaacggggaaaaaagacaaaccatgCTGAGCTCGCTGTGACATCTACATATTACCAGAGCGGTGAGTGAAGAACATGTCAGTTGCAAAGAATCATGTGTGAGGCCAGGGGTCAATAATTATTCTATATAATTTATTTAGGACATGGCTCAGTGAACTGACTCTGATAAAGCTTAATATTTGGATATAAACAAAGCAATAAATGTACACTGCTACCCtgtaaaaacatgaacatgaacatgcTCAGGGTCCTTTCCACAGTGGAGATGAGTGATTTCACTGTGCATCCTATTGCTGAACTCTTGAAAAAGAGGAGGGTCCTCTTTGTTGTGAGACAGTTTAATGGCATAATTACTTGCacctcatttaaaaatgtgacaaaatatCAAAGCAATATACAGTTTATAATTTTGCCTTGCTGAATGAACAACAATAAGTAATCTATAGTAAAGCACGCATACACGTACACCAACATAcggacacatagacacacatgcacacatacacgtacactaACATACagacgcatagacacacacacatgcacacacacacacacacacacacacacacacacacacacacaattgcaaCTACAACCTGTCTAATTTCAAttgcctttcatttctttgctcttctctatgtaaaatattcttttcttttcataagcTCTAAACAGCCGTGCATATGTAAACCAACTCTGCAGGATAAGATAATTCTTTATAAAGAAAGGTCATTTATCATTCTCCTCAAGACAATTAAACAATTATGCACTAAACACATTTACCACACAATGTTTAGCACTATTCCCTGTGCATGTTACATAGCTGACATTTTATGATTATATGAGTTTTTACccatttttttcagagaggtAAATAAGCTCACCACTACAGCGCCCATTCTGTGAATTCATTactgtaaaataaacagtaGATGGCAGCCAAGAGTCAGTAAAGAGAACTTGATCTCTGAtaccaaactgaactgaaatcaCTGACTAACCATCATAGAACTAATATGTGCTGATTCCCACTTGTTTCCACCACCCTGGttgaattttaatttttatgttaGATTAAGTAAGACACATGGAAACTTACAGCCCAGGATCAAAACAGTTCATCAAACGTTGAAACTGGACTGCTCCCTTCATGTCAtcatacatttaaatgatgGTTTACATACTGTGTGGTCAATGCTAGCTGGTCAGTATTTGTTAACAATAACAGTTACTTGTTCTCCTCACACATATCTGCAGACATTAGTTACCAGTCAATCTGTTGTTACCAGTCCTATGTGGACGCAGAAATTACAGATGCAATTAcacattctcattaaaaaaaaagggggaccACAGCACTCTGTTCATTACTCCAGGCCCTACCTGGAATACACTAAGTTAAGCTTggcccaaagaaaaaaaaaatagttcatttatatttaaatctATTCTTTCGTAGACCAAAGCCTGTACAAGGGAGGTGAACAAAGTATATTTAAGAGTCAAACTGGGGTCAACTTTAGCATCAGGTTGGCGATTGTTAGAGAGGCAGGATAGCTgaaggaaaacaacaaagaaaccaaaaataaaaaaataaataaataaaataatgtgcCTTTCTAACATTTACTGGGTTAGAAATTACAGTCCAAGAATGAGAAAGATGTATTTGTTCTAATCTTTACCGTTGCACAACAATTTAACTGATAGGTAACACTGGAAGGAAACAATGACGCAAATATTTCTTACTGTCCACTTCTATGTACACATTAATTTTGAAAATTGACATTATTACTATATATGATAATTTTgagaataaagaaacaaaatgtgatggtctgtatgaatactcatgaagtatcacatttttttcattgataaTTATTCTTACggattttgttgttattgttgttgttcttgctgttcttgttgttgttgactaTAAGGTCTAATGTGATCATTTAttactgacattaaaaatgacCACTTTTTTCCAAGGTGCAGTGCTGAGCTTCAGCAAAAGTCATGGACACCAAGGCAAGCAACTTCTCTTATGATGTATTCTACTTAACTGGATTCTCAAATCTACAGCCATACCGGGCTCTGCTCTTCATaccttttttcttcatcttccttTACACTTTGACAGCAAATGGAATTCTTATTGTGATCATTGCAACTCAGAGGAAGCTGCATGCTCCCATGTACCTGCTGATATTAGCAATTGCCCTTCTCTGCATTGCCATTCCAGTAATCGTTGTCCCCAAGATGCTCGTGAGTGTGTTGTTGAACCTAAATGCAATTAGTCGAAAGGGATGTCTCATACAATTATTTACTATTCACTGCACAGGTTGTTTTCAGTCCACCATTTTACTTGGGATGGCTATTGATCGCTGTTTTGCCATCTGTTTTCCACTGCGTTATAATGATTTTGTGAACGTTAGAAATTCACTTATTTTTGCTTCTCTTTTTACTCTCCGCAATACCCTTGTGATTGGAGTAGAAACTGTTATGTTAGGACTAAAACCTTTTTGTAAGACAGACATTATTTATCACTGCTTCTGTGAATATACATCAGTAGTAAATATAGCTTGCGGAGACCTTTCACAAAATTATATAGCTGGGGTGGTAGCTTTCTGCATGCCAACAATCGACTGTGTGTTCATAATGATCTCTTACATTGTAATTTTTGTGGTCATATTTAAGTCTCCTTCAGGAGATTCACGACAAAAAGCAATTCACACGTGCAGCACTCATTTAATGACCTTATCTGTTGCTTATTTCAGTGTGGTGATAGTATTTGTTGGATACAGAGTCTCCACAATCCCACAAGACATCCGTGTTCTGACTAGCTTCATGTATCTGCTTGTTCCTTGCATGACAAACCCAGTAATTTATGGTGTTAGAACTAAGGAAATAAGAATTCATGTTGtgaaatttttaaaatgcaataGAATCAGTCACGTTTAGCACTGATATGTTAAGGTGTTTGATTGGACCAGTTGGAATATTCTTGCTCTGATATAATCATAGCTGTAATGAATATGTTCTGCCCACACCTGCTCCCTTTCCTTCTTCCCATTCTGATTATTAAAACTATAAGGATGGCATTGCACTTGTGGTAGTTTCACTGTATTGGGTCAGACAGTAACAGCAGTTATGAAAATACAGACTGAAATCCCTTTGAGTCCTATGTCTCGGTCCCCtccttctctgctctttttACCTTGGTTAATCTTGGgtaatgaaaacagcaaagtGTGGAATTGCACTCTCAGTAAAGTGATCTGCTTTCAACAAGACAGAAAAGcaaagtttaaaaatgtaactgagAATTCCCTGATCAGATCATTAGATTAAAATTCATACGACTGAGAAAGAGTATCACAAGCTTTCCTTGCCTAAAAACTTAAATCACTTGTaattttttatatgtattttttctaGCAGTGGCAATTGGGAAAATATGCATCTAAAATATTGAAAGATTAAAACTTATTTAGGTATATTCACATGAATATTTTTGGCCTGTACACTTATTAATTATCTTTTTAAATCCAGAAATGACTGCAGCATGTGTACGGTTTATATGCTTATAATTGTTCCCATATCTGGTCAGACTATACCAATGGGCTATTGTACACTAAGTGTACTGTGTTCTCATGTTCACACCTTCAATACCATAATATTCATCAAATGACTG
This window encodes:
- the LOC115814960 gene encoding olfactory receptor 142-like, producing MENSSQPVLFKLVGYGEIGNIRYLYFSIMIVMYLIIICANSLLIGLVVFDKTLHEPMYYMMCSLFANEVYGGTSIYPSLLVNMLSDVHEISYFHCLLQIFCVHTYASTEFTNLAVMAFDRYVSICYPLQYVNIMSPTNAYILIAFIWLYSFGRFSVTFSMTVRLQLCGNLIDKVCCDNYSLVKLACEDTKVNNLYGIFTLVLSIGLPVVLILYSYGEILRICLRSSKQSRRKALNTCTPHIVSLLNFTMGSLFETIQSRFDMRHAPSVLRVLLSLYFFMICPLLNPLLYGVRTGKIKSALEGLFVKTGLMPPQKPLIILPVPKSRH
- the LOC115814959 gene encoding olfactory receptor 52B2-like; translated protein: MNQSTSGITLALTSYETLNQTKNIFFIFIFLVYVASTLANIFLMAIIFLESTLHKPMYIFLFNLACNGLIGSTTVWPKVMDNLLSNTWTITYAGCLVQIFLLGVYATCTFTILTVMAYDRYVFIFMPLQYHNIMTPSKVKHLLVLSNLVPMCTVSGQVCLASKLSLCRYTIHKLFCDNKSLTNLACAKNTLHHINSLYGICIFVAFGIVIIFFVLLSYEKIILVIFRASKDAQRKAFVKCMPHLIVFVNFSLSSLFSIIHNQFPRYVPEQLNAFLSVQFILIPPLLHPIIYGLKTDEIRNSIRRKVFAFSQAVWL
- the LOC115814961 gene encoding olfactory receptor 52D1-like translates to MDTKASNFSYDVFYLTGFSNLQPYRALLFIPFFFIFLYTLTANGILIVIIATQRKLHAPMYLLILAIALLCIAIPVIVVPKMLVSVLLNLNAISRKGCLIQLFTIHCTGCFQSTILLGMAIDRCFAICFPLRYNDFVNVRNSLIFASLFTLRNTLVIGVETVMLGLKPFCKTDIIYHCFCEYTSVVNIACGDLSQNYIAGVVAFCMPTIDCVFIMISYIVIFVVIFKSPSGDSRQKAIHTCSTHLMTLSVAYFSVVIVFVGYRVSTIPQDIRVLTSFMYLLVPCMTNPVIYGVRTKEIRIHVVKFLKCNRISHV